A single region of the Lycium barbarum isolate Lr01 chromosome 2, ASM1917538v2, whole genome shotgun sequence genome encodes:
- the LOC132627836 gene encoding ethylene-responsive transcription factor ERF010-like gives MMEGEKRKQRRHQQDKPYRGIRMRKWGKWVAEIREPNKRSRIWLGSYSSPVAAARAYDTAVFYLRGPSARLNFPECIVNDNHEIHDLSAASIRKKATEVGARVDALQTAIHNSSGSPPGSTCNSNSKPTRVVVKPDLNEYPSPESCDDEDNGINSFN, from the coding sequence ATGATGGAAGGAGAGAAGAGAAAACAAAGGCGACACCAACAAGATAAGCCATACAGAGGTATACGTATGAGGAAGTGGGGTAAATGGGTGGCTGAAATTAGAGAACCCAACAAACGTTCTCGTATTTGGCTTGGTTCTTATTCTTCTCCTGTTGCAGCTGCTCGTGCTTATGACACTGCTGTTTTTTACTTGCGTGGTCCTTCAGCTAGGCTTAATTTCCCTGAATGCATAGTTAATGATAACCATGAAATTCATGATCTTTCTGCTGCTTCTATTCGTAAGAAAGCTACTGAAGTTGGTGCTAGAGTTGATGCTCTGCAAACTGCGATTCATAATTCATCTGGTTCACCACCTGGATCCACCTGTAATTCGAACTCGAAACCTACAAGGGTTGTCGTAAAGCCGGATTTGAATGAATATCCTAGCCCTGAAAGTTGTGATGATGAAGATAACGGAATCAACAGCTTTAATTAG